One Vigna unguiculata cultivar IT97K-499-35 chromosome 7, ASM411807v1, whole genome shotgun sequence genomic region harbors:
- the LOC114192470 gene encoding polygalacturonase-like, whose translation MKHLSLFKIASILTFTQREIQQTMALPRHQLFLFLVAMFVSFADSTVPEDPLRLFHQASPKDKNFIMQSTQHVLKLKSFGKLGLVSSSLKMVNVNDYGAHGDGKTDDTLAFKKAWKVACSSAGAVFVVPQKSYVLKPITFSGPCKSNIAVQISGTLEASDNPSDYSGDRTHWIMFHSVQKLSVNGGGTIDGNGNIWWQNSCKRNHKLPCKKAPTALTFYRCNYLTVEDLTIKNGQQMHVSFEESKNVIASGLTVTAPEDSPNTDGIHITNTQNIQILNTVIGTGDDCISIESGSTNVQATKITCGPGHGISIGSLGSGKSKDFVSGVTINGAKFSGTTNGVRIKTWQGGSGSASNIKFQNIEMDKVMNPIIIDQNYCDQATPCKKQKSAVEIRNVLYENIKGTSASDVGVQFECSEKFPCKGIVLQNVELEREDGEGAKASCNSVQLSYIGDVNPQCP comes from the exons ATGAAACATCTTTCATTATTCAAGATAGCATCAATTCTCACTTTCACACAAAGGGAAATCCAACAAACAATGGCCCTCCCAAGACACCAACTCTTTTTGTTCCTCGTTGCCATGTTTGTTTCTTTTGCTGATAGCACAGTGCCAGAGGACCCACTTAGGTTATTTCATCAGGCTTCTCCTAAAGACAAGAACTTCATCATGCAGAGTACACAACATGTTTTGAAGTTGAAGAGTTTTGGCAAATTGGGTCTCGTTTCTTCTTCGCTTAAAATGGTTAACGTCAATGATTATGGAGCTCATGGAGATGGTAAAACTGATGACACTCTG GCATTCAAGAAGGCTTGGAAAGTAGCATGTTCATCTGCAGGAGCAGTTTTTGTGGTGCCGCAGAAAAGTTATGTACTCAAGCCAATCACATTTTCTGGACCTTGCAAATCCAACATCGCAGTACAG ATATCTGGGACCCTTGAAGCATCAGATAATCCATCAGATTACAGTGGAGACCGCACACACTGGATTATGTTCCACAGTGTTCAGAAACTATCAGTTAATGGTGGTGGAACCATCGATGGAAATGGAAACATATGGTGGCAAAACTCATGCAAAAGGAACCACAAGCTT CCTTGCAAGAAGGCCCCTACG GCGTTGACTTTCTACCGGTGCAACTACTTAACAGTTGAAGATTTGACGATAAAGAATGGCCAACAGATGCATGTGTCGTTCGAAGAATCTAAGAATGTTATAGCTTCTGGTCTCACTGTGACAGCACCTGAGGATAGCCCCAACACTGATGGAATTCACATCACAAACACTCAAAACATCCAAATCTTAAACACAGTTATAGGAACAG GTGATGATTGTATATCAATAGAAAGTGGATCCACGAATGTGCAAGCCACAAAAATAACCTGCGGACCAGGCCATGGTATCAG CATCGGAAGCTTAGGGTCTGGGAAATCCAAGGATTTTGTTTCAGGAGTAACGATAAACGGTGCTAAATTTTCTGGAACTACAAATGGAGTAAGAATTAAAACATGGCAg GGAGGTTCAGGAAGTGCAAGCAACATCAAGTTTCAGAACATTGAAATGGACAAAGTAATGAACCCCATAATAATAGATCAGAATTACTGTGATCAAGCGACACCATgcaaaaaacaa AAATCTGCAGTTGAGATCAGGAATGTGTTGTACGAAAACATAAAGGGCACAAGTGCTTCTGATGTGGGTGTGCAATTTGAGTGCAGCGAGAAGTTCCCATGCAAAGGGATAGTGTTGCAGAACGTAGAGCTTGAACGTGAAGATGGAGAAGGGGCCAAAGCTTCATGCAACAGTGTTCAATTGTCCTACATTGGAGATGTTAACCCTCAATGCCCATAG
- the LOC114190444 gene encoding probable galactinol--sucrose galactosyltransferase 2 produces MTVRPMISINDGNLVVNGNIILSAVPDNIVLTPGTGKGLVTGAFIGATASNTKSLHVFPIGVLEDLRFLSCFRFKLWWMTHRVGTCGRDVPLETQFMLIESKDSKDYYNEDNSPTVYTVLLPLLEGQFRAVLQGNDKNQIEICLESGDPAVQTNHGLHLVYMHAGTNPFEVINQAVKAVEKHMQTFRHREKKKLPSFLDWFGWCTWDAFYTDVTAEGVEEGLKSLSEGGTSPRFLIIDDGWQQIESKPKNDDDCLVQEGAQFATRLTGIKENTKFQKNGQSNDTVSGLKHVVDEAKRCHNVKYVYVWHALAGYWGGVKPAASGMEHYDTSLAYPVQSPGVLGNQPDIVMDSLSVHGLGLVHPKKVFDFYNELHAYLASCGVDGVKVDVQNIIETLGSGHGGRVTLTRSYIQALEASVAQNFADNGCIACMCHNTDGLYSSKQTAVVRASDDFYPSDPASHTIHISSVAYNTLFLGEFMQPDWDMFHSLHPAAEYHAAARAVSGGPIYVSDKPGRHNFNLLKRLVLYDGSVLRAQLPGRPTLDTLFVDPARDGTSLLKIWNLNKCSGVVGVFNCQGAGWCKIQKKTRIHCPSPGTLTGSVRASDVDLIAQVAGADWHGDTVVYAYRSGEVIRLPKGASVPVTLKVLEYEVFHFCPIKEIEPSISFAPIGLLEMLNVGGAVEDFDVHEESGKTSFIVRARGNGRFGVYCSECPVKCLVGGNETDFNYDSENGLTTFYIPVPERDMYVWQIEIHF; encoded by the exons ATGACGGTGAGACCTATGATCTCGATCAATGATGGGAACCTGGTGGTTAATGGCAACATTATACTGAGTGCAGTGCCAGACAACATTGTCCTAACTCCAGGAACCGGAAAGGGCCTTGTCACAGGCGCATTTATTGGTGCCACTGCTTCCAACACCAAAAGTCTGCATGTCTTTCCCATCGGTGTCTTAGA GGATCTTCGGTTCTTGAGTTGTTTCCGGTTCAAGTTATGGTGGATGACTCACAGAGTGGGAACCTGTGGGAGGGACGTCCCATTGGAGACTCAGTTCATGCTTATAGAGAGCAAGGACAGTAAAGATTATTATAATGAAGACAATTCTCCAACAGTTTACACTGTTCTGCTTCCTCTCCTCGAAGGCCAGTTCCGTGCTGTTCTACAAGGCAATGACAAAAACCAGATAGAGATTTGCCTTGAGAGTG GAGATCCTGCTGTTCAGACCAATCACGGCCTTCACTTGGTCTACATGCATGCCGGTACCAACCCCTTTGAAGTCATCAACCAAGCTGTCAA GGCTGTAGAAAAACATATGCAAACTTTCCGTCACCGTGagaagaaaaaa TTGCCATCTTTTCTTGACTGGTTTGGGTGGTGCACATGGGATGCTTTCTATACTGATGTCACAGCTGAGGGTGTTGAGGAAGGCCTCAAAAG CTTATCAGAGGGAGGTACAAGTCCAAGGTTCCTAATCATTGATGATGGCTGGCAACAGATTGAAAGTAAACCAAAAAACGATGATGATTGTCTTGTACAAGAAGGAGCACA GTTTGCTACCAGGTTGACTGGTATCaaagaaaatactaaatttCAGAAGAATGGACAGAGCAATGACACAGTTTCTGGTCTGAAGCATGTTGTAGATGAAGCAAAGCGATGTCACAATGTGAA ATATGTTTATGTTTGGCATGCTCTGGCTGGTTATTGGGGAGGAGTGAAGCCTGCAGCAAGTGGCATGGAACATTACGACACTTCCTTGGCATATCCAGTACAGTCTCCGGGTGTGCTAGGAAACCAACCGGACATTGTCATGGACAGCTTGTCTGTCCATGGCCTGGGACTGGTGCACCCGAAGAAGGTTTTTGATTTCTACAATGAGCTTCATGCTTACCTAGCTTCATGTGGAGTAGATGGAGTGAAGGTTGATGTGCAAAACATTATTGAGACACTAGGTAGTGGACACGGTGGTAGAGTCACACTCACGCGCAGCTATATTCAGGCACTTGAGGCTTCTGTTGCTCAGAATTTTGCTGACAATGGATGCATTGCCTGCATGTGCCATAACACTGATGGCCTTTACAGTTCTAAGCAGACCGCTGTTGTGAGAGCTTCTGATGACTTTTATCCCAGTGATCCTGCTTCCCACACAATTCACATTTCATCTGTTGCATATAACACACTTTTTCTGGGAGAGTTTATGCAACCTGACTGGGATATGTTTCAT AGTTTACATCCGGCAGCAGAGTACCATGCTGCAGCTCGTGCAGTCAGTGGAGGTCCAATTTATGTTAG TGATAAGCCAGGAAGGCACAATTTTAATCTTCTCAAGAGACTGGTTCTGTATGATGGTTCAGTTCTCCGTGCTCAGTTACCTGGCAGGCCTACTCTTGACACTCTCTTTGTCGATCCAGCAAGAGATGGAACCAG TTTGCTGAAGATATGGAACTTGAACAAATGCTCTGGCGTGGTTGGTGTGTTTAACTGCCAAGGTGCTGGGTGGTGCAAGATACAAAAGAAAACCCGAATTCATTGTCCATCACCCGGGACTCTCACTGGCTCTGTTCGTGCCTCTGATGTTGACCTCATTGCTCAAGTAGCCGGTGCTGATTGGCATGGTGACACTGTTGTTTATGCCTATAGATCAG GTGAGGTGATTCGGCTGCCAAAAGGTGCTTCGGTTCCTGTGACACTGAAAGTTCTGGAGTACGAAGTTTTCCATTTTTGTCCAATCAAG GAAATTGAGCCAAGTATTTCATTTGCACCGATAGGGTTACTGGAGATGTTGAACGTTGGAGGTGCAGTGGAAGATTTTGATGTCCATGAAGAATCAGGAAAAACAAGTTTTATTGTGAGAGCGAGAGGAAATGGCAGATTCGGGGTTTATTGTTCTGAGTGTCCTGTGAAGTGTTTGGTGGGTGGCAATGAAACAGATTTCAACTATGACTCAGAGAACGGGTTGACAACCTTTTACATCCCTGTGCCTGAAAGGGACATGTACGTTTGGCAGATAGAGATCCATTTTTGA